A stretch of the Euleptes europaea isolate rEulEur1 chromosome 14, rEulEur1.hap1, whole genome shotgun sequence genome encodes the following:
- the SCN2B gene encoding sodium channel subunit beta-2 translates to MEVTAPTTIHALNGSSARLACTFVSCYRVTEKQFSLNWTYQECWNCSEIMLLQFKSKVVPVEQNRFENRVKFTGNLAKYDVSFTLQNVQLDDEGFYNCYVLNPPDRHKGHARIDLRVVTEEPPERDSTVAVIVGASVGGFLAMVILALVVVKCVRRRKQQKLNTDDQKTEEEGKTDGEGNPEESPK, encoded by the exons ATGGAGGTCACAGCCCCGACCACCATTCATGCGCTGAACGGCTCCTCCGCCCGCCTGGCCTGCACCTTCGTCTCCTGCTACCGAGTGACGGAGAAGCAGTTCTCCCTCAACTGGACCTACCAGGAGTGCTGGAACTGCAGCGAGAtcatg ctcttgCAGTTTAAATCCAAGGTTGTCCCTGTGGAGCAGAACCGCTTTGAGAATCGCGTGAAGTTCACGGGGAACTTGGCCAAATACGACGTGTCCTTCACCCTCCAAAATGTACAGTTGGACGATGAAGGGTTCTACAACTGCTATGTGCTGAACCCCCCTGACCGGCACAAGGGCCACGCCAGAATCGACCTGAGAGTCGTCACGGAAG AGCCCCCCGAGCGGGACTCCACCGTGGCCGTGATCGTGGGTGCTTCCGTGGGTGGCTTCCTGGCCATGGTGATCCTGGCGCTGGTTGTGGTCAAGTGTGTCCGGCGGAGGAAGCAGCAGAAGCTGAACACAGACGACCAGAAGACAGAGGAAGAGGGGAAGACGGACGGTGAGGGCAATCCTGAGGAGAGCCCCAAGTAG